In Haloterrigena turkmenica DSM 5511, a single genomic region encodes these proteins:
- a CDS encoding AbrB/MazE/SpoVT family DNA-binding domain-containing protein — translation MTDDSDRSPWFPPAMFTEQMQEAGEQVAESQQEMFKKMMQASSSNPFDTGSSFGPMNMGTATFKARVQSGGRISIPEPERDALDIEEGDIVQTVVVPVKRNREDQS, via the coding sequence ATGACGGACGACTCCGACCGATCGCCCTGGTTCCCGCCTGCAATGTTCACCGAACAGATGCAGGAGGCGGGCGAGCAGGTTGCCGAATCCCAGCAGGAAATGTTCAAGAAGATGATGCAGGCCAGTAGCTCGAACCCGTTCGATACGGGCTCGAGTTTCGGTCCGATGAACATGGGAACGGCGACGTTCAAAGCCCGCGTCCAGAGCGGCGGTCGGATCAGTATTCCCGAACCCGAACGGGACGCCCTCGACATCGAAGAGGGCGACATCGTCCAGACCGTCGTCGTCCCCGTCAAACGAAACCGAGAGGATCAATCATGA
- a CDS encoding MaoC family dehydratase has protein sequence MSHQNAAKRNLAAMTDAWSAMTQTLLQSATAANRAAISAMVPPTASNGSETETVPASIPSIDHSNLDWQFDRTVDDPAHISVGDIVTFEKVISDDDVRAFAHVSGDTNRLHLDEEFAADTRFGERIAHGTLVSGLISAALARLPGLTIYLSQDLEFSGPVGIGDRVSARVEIVENLGNDQYRLETVIRNEDEDATVINGEAVVLIDDLPEE, from the coding sequence ATGTCCCACCAGAACGCTGCGAAACGGAACCTCGCTGCCATGACCGATGCCTGGTCGGCGATGACACAGACCCTCCTCCAGAGCGCGACCGCCGCGAACCGGGCGGCCATCTCGGCGATGGTGCCGCCGACCGCCTCGAACGGGTCGGAGACCGAGACGGTTCCCGCGTCGATCCCGTCGATCGACCACTCCAATCTCGACTGGCAGTTCGACCGGACCGTCGACGATCCGGCCCACATCAGCGTCGGCGACATCGTGACCTTCGAGAAGGTCATCAGCGACGACGACGTCCGCGCGTTCGCCCACGTCAGCGGCGACACGAACCGGCTCCATCTCGACGAGGAGTTCGCCGCCGACACCCGCTTCGGCGAACGGATCGCCCACGGCACGCTCGTGTCCGGGCTCATCAGCGCCGCCCTGGCTCGGCTGCCCGGGCTCACCATCTACCTCTCCCAGGACCTCGAGTTCAGCGGCCCCGTCGGGATCGGCGACCGCGTCTCCGCCCGCGTCGAGATCGTCGAGAACCTCGGAAACGATCAGTACCGCCTCGAGACGGTCATCCGAAACGAGGACGAGGACGCGACCGTCATCAACGGCGAGGCCGTCGTGCTGATCGACGACCTACCCGAGGAGTAG
- a CDS encoding phosphomannomutase: MTLFGTAGIRGPVEEITPSLALSVAQAAGEPGATFVVGRDGRETGPALAAAVEAGLESAGADVYRLGQVPTPALAFASQGRRGVMLTASHNPPADNGIKLFADGVEYDREAERKIEDRLADGTSPAVADWDEWGRSAELEILDQYRDAVIDFVRGRFVDSGDEISSPGPLAGLSIAVDCGNGMASLATPQVLERLGADVVAVNATVDGHFVARESKPTPETLTEFTDFLAGSERSPASEQRGATAARADQFDLGLAHDGDADRLVVLGPDGDVIHEDTILAVVAAHYTEMSDADDPVVVTTPNASARIDERVREAGGRVERVRLGALHEGIARERAEGGPDTEIVFAAEPWKHIHTAFGGWIDGVASAAVVAALIADAGDTATLRDPVTERPYRKVSVDCPDDAKTDAMAALESDLPDAFPDAAVDTDYGVRLEFEDASWILVRPSGTEPYVRLYAESDAVDELVAEAREVIKSAVAASR; this comes from the coding sequence ATGACGCTATTCGGGACTGCCGGGATCCGCGGTCCAGTCGAGGAGATCACCCCGTCGCTGGCGCTTTCCGTCGCGCAGGCCGCCGGCGAGCCGGGGGCGACGTTCGTCGTCGGCCGGGACGGCCGGGAAACCGGGCCCGCGCTCGCCGCCGCCGTCGAAGCCGGTCTCGAGAGCGCCGGCGCGGATGTCTACCGTCTCGGACAGGTGCCGACGCCCGCGCTGGCGTTCGCCTCGCAGGGCCGACGGGGCGTGATGCTCACCGCGAGCCACAACCCGCCCGCGGACAACGGGATCAAGCTCTTCGCCGACGGCGTCGAATACGACCGCGAGGCCGAACGGAAAATCGAGGACCGGCTCGCGGACGGCACCTCGCCCGCGGTCGCCGACTGGGACGAGTGGGGTCGGTCGGCCGAACTCGAGATCCTCGATCAGTATCGCGACGCCGTCATCGATTTCGTCCGCGGCCGCTTCGTTGATTCAGGAGATGAGATCTCGTCTCCGGGTCCGCTCGCCGGACTCTCGATCGCCGTCGACTGCGGCAACGGCATGGCGTCGCTCGCGACCCCGCAGGTACTCGAGCGGCTGGGGGCCGACGTCGTCGCGGTCAACGCCACCGTCGACGGTCACTTCGTCGCCCGCGAGAGCAAACCGACGCCCGAGACGCTCACGGAGTTCACCGACTTCCTCGCGGGGAGCGAGCGATCGCCCGCCTCGGAACAGCGGGGCGCCACCGCCGCGAGGGCCGACCAGTTCGACCTCGGGCTGGCCCACGACGGCGACGCCGACCGGCTGGTCGTTCTCGGCCCCGACGGCGACGTGATCCACGAGGACACGATCCTCGCCGTCGTCGCCGCCCACTACACCGAGATGAGCGACGCCGACGACCCCGTCGTCGTCACCACGCCCAACGCCTCGGCCCGGATCGACGAGCGGGTTCGCGAGGCCGGCGGCCGCGTCGAACGCGTTCGCCTCGGCGCGCTCCACGAGGGGATCGCACGGGAGCGAGCCGAGGGAGGTCCGGACACCGAGATCGTCTTCGCCGCCGAGCCCTGGAAACACATCCACACCGCCTTCGGCGGCTGGATCGACGGCGTCGCCAGCGCCGCCGTCGTCGCCGCACTGATCGCCGACGCCGGCGATACGGCGACCCTTCGCGACCCCGTCACCGAACGGCCCTACCGGAAGGTCAGCGTCGACTGTCCCGACGACGCCAAGACCGACGCGATGGCCGCCCTCGAGTCCGACCTCCCCGACGCCTTCCCCGACGCCGCGGTCGACACGGACTACGGCGTCCGCCTCGAGTTCGAGGACGCCTCCTGGATCCTCGTCCGCCCCAGCGGGACCGAACCCTACGTGCGCCTCTACGCCGAGAGCGACGCCGTGGACGAACTGGTCGCCGAGGCGCGCGAAGTCATCAAATCGGCCGTCGCTGCCTCGCGGTGA
- the cdd gene encoding cytidine deaminase, translating into MTDSDLLEAARTVQDSAHVPYSEYPVGAALETADGEVFVGCNLENANFSNSLHAEEVAVAEAVKKGHRDFARLAVSSGRRDGVTPCGMCRQTLAEFCDDDLVVICDEGEDAEPSEYTLGELLPNTITEEMLE; encoded by the coding sequence ATGACCGACTCCGACTTGCTCGAGGCCGCCCGCACCGTTCAGGACTCCGCTCACGTCCCCTACTCCGAGTACCCCGTCGGCGCCGCGCTCGAGACCGCCGACGGCGAGGTCTTCGTCGGCTGTAACCTCGAAAATGCTAACTTCAGTAACAGCCTCCACGCCGAGGAGGTCGCCGTCGCCGAGGCGGTCAAAAAGGGCCATCGCGACTTTGCGCGACTCGCGGTCAGTTCCGGCCGCCGCGACGGCGTCACGCCTTGCGGGATGTGCCGCCAGACCCTCGCCGAGTTCTGCGACGACGATCTGGTCGTCATCTGCGACGAGGGCGAGGATGCGGAGCCAAGCGAGTACACGCTCGGCGAACTGCTGCCGAACACGATCACCGAGGAGATGCTCGAGTGA
- a CDS encoding TIGR00341 family protein, which translates to MRLVEILIPKQKREAVEELLDGEGLDYTLVEEQSREDPSVVITFPLPAPAVESVLDDLRDTGLDDDSYTVIVEAETVVSEQYEELEQRYAQNTGRISREELQAQAKDLTPRFNTYLVMTIMSVVVATAGLLLDSPAVVVGSMVIAPLIGPALGASVGTVINDRALFRRGIKLQAIGLGVSVVTAAAFAFAIRTTGLVSPMLDIFEISEVQGRLTPDLLSLAIAIGAGVAGAWTLTAGTSAALVGVMIAAALVPPLGVVGIGIAWGLPSVAIAAGLLVLVNILTINITSLAVLWHKGYRPDDWFQQDEARVATEKRAVALAVTIVVLSVFLGVVTYDTYRTGVYEEEVHEDVEAVVQSPQYDDLSLIDVSVEYDDPVPLRQPERVVVRVAHPVGTEPPLIDDDIRSRGSIRAESAIPLPTGPLVGSNRAEVVVYYVEKG; encoded by the coding sequence ATGCGGCTCGTGGAGATTCTGATTCCGAAACAGAAGCGCGAGGCCGTCGAGGAGCTGCTCGACGGAGAGGGACTCGATTACACCCTCGTCGAGGAGCAGAGTCGCGAGGACCCCTCGGTCGTCATCACGTTCCCGTTGCCGGCACCGGCGGTCGAATCGGTTCTCGACGACCTCCGAGACACGGGCCTCGACGATGACTCCTACACCGTGATCGTTGAGGCGGAGACCGTCGTCTCGGAGCAGTACGAGGAGCTCGAGCAACGATACGCGCAGAACACCGGGCGCATCTCCCGCGAGGAGCTACAGGCCCAGGCGAAGGATCTCACGCCCAGATTCAATACGTACCTCGTCATGACGATCATGAGCGTGGTCGTCGCGACCGCCGGCCTGTTGCTCGATTCGCCGGCGGTCGTCGTCGGGTCGATGGTGATCGCCCCGCTGATCGGCCCGGCGCTCGGCGCGAGCGTCGGCACGGTCATCAACGACCGCGCGCTGTTCCGGCGCGGCATCAAGCTGCAGGCGATCGGACTCGGTGTCAGCGTCGTCACCGCCGCCGCCTTCGCGTTCGCCATCCGGACGACCGGGCTCGTCTCGCCGATGCTCGACATCTTCGAGATATCGGAGGTTCAGGGCCGGTTGACTCCGGACTTGCTCTCGCTAGCTATCGCGATCGGCGCCGGGGTGGCGGGCGCGTGGACGCTCACCGCGGGCACGTCGGCCGCCCTCGTCGGCGTCATGATCGCCGCGGCGCTCGTTCCGCCCCTCGGCGTCGTCGGCATCGGTATCGCGTGGGGCTTACCGTCGGTCGCCATCGCCGCGGGCCTCCTCGTCCTCGTCAACATCCTCACGATCAACATCACCAGTCTCGCCGTCCTCTGGCACAAGGGGTATCGGCCGGACGACTGGTTCCAGCAGGACGAGGCCCGCGTCGCGACGGAAAAGCGCGCCGTCGCGCTCGCCGTCACCATCGTCGTCCTCTCGGTGTTTCTCGGGGTCGTGACCTACGACACCTACCGGACCGGAGTGTACGAGGAGGAGGTCCACGAGGACGTGGAAGCCGTCGTCCAGTCGCCCCAGTACGACGACCTCTCGCTCATCGACGTCTCGGTCGAGTACGACGATCCGGTCCCGCTCCGACAGCCGGAACGCGTCGTGGTTCGAGTCGCCCATCCCGTCGGCACCGAACCGCCGCTGATCGACGACGATATCCGCTCTCGAGGGAGCATCCGGGCCGAGTCGGCGATTCCGTTACCGACCGGACCGCTCGTCGGGTCCAACCGCGCGGAGGTGGTCGTCTACTACGTCGAAAAGGGGTGA
- a CDS encoding DUF488 domain-containing protein gives MADADEHETAEVDESGDVVGDEGADGDTGTLTDTYVAAIQHELVDLPPETTRVGVVRQPTRWFHGAVDENRPELGPPTDLLESFRQREEDMKMRGLCEEGAHNAAWDEVEFEEAYREHLEESADAQAALEDLESRLAEGESLALVCYENTEKKRCHRTVLREVLSERSP, from the coding sequence ATGGCCGACGCAGACGAACACGAGACCGCGGAGGTCGACGAGAGCGGCGATGTCGTCGGGGACGAGGGCGCTGACGGAGACACCGGAACGCTCACCGACACCTACGTCGCCGCGATCCAGCACGAACTGGTCGACCTGCCGCCGGAGACGACCCGCGTCGGCGTCGTTCGACAGCCGACGCGGTGGTTCCACGGTGCCGTCGACGAGAATCGGCCCGAACTGGGGCCACCGACGGACCTGCTCGAGTCGTTCCGCCAGCGCGAGGAGGACATGAAGATGCGGGGGCTCTGCGAAGAGGGCGCCCACAACGCCGCGTGGGACGAGGTCGAGTTCGAGGAGGCGTATCGAGAGCATCTCGAGGAATCGGCCGACGCGCAGGCCGCGCTCGAGGATCTCGAGTCGCGCTTGGCCGAGGGCGAGTCGCTGGCGCTGGTCTGTTACGAGAACACCGAGAAGAAGCGGTGTCACCGGACGGTTCTCCGCGAGGTGCTGTCGGAGCGCTCGCCGTGA
- a CDS encoding nucleoside phosphorylase, giving the protein MTDDIDVSDSEDPNADVQYHLEVGPEDVADTVLLPGNPERLEKIVAFWDDHEIAAHHREYRTATGTYEETPISVTSTGIGSPSAAIAVEELARVGCDTFVRVGSCGAIQPEMDVGDLVITTGAVRQEGTSGEYVREDYPATADGEVVSALVAAAERLGYDYHTGVTMSADSFYAGQGRPGFEGFEAAGSETLVEDLTEANVKNIEMEASAILTLANLYGLRAGAVCTVYANRETGEFRTEGESRAAETATLATHLLAEMDRVKREAGADRWHAGLSLE; this is encoded by the coding sequence ATGACCGACGACATCGACGTGAGCGACAGCGAAGACCCGAACGCCGACGTCCAGTACCACCTCGAGGTCGGTCCCGAGGACGTGGCCGACACCGTTCTCCTACCGGGGAACCCCGAGCGCCTCGAGAAGATCGTCGCCTTCTGGGACGACCACGAGATCGCCGCACATCACCGGGAGTACCGGACCGCGACGGGAACGTACGAGGAGACGCCGATCTCGGTCACGTCGACGGGGATCGGCAGCCCCTCCGCGGCTATCGCCGTCGAGGAACTCGCTCGAGTCGGTTGTGACACCTTCGTTCGGGTCGGCTCCTGCGGGGCGATCCAGCCCGAGATGGACGTCGGCGACCTCGTCATCACGACGGGCGCGGTCCGCCAGGAGGGGACCAGCGGCGAGTACGTCCGCGAGGACTACCCCGCGACGGCCGATGGGGAGGTCGTCAGCGCCCTCGTCGCCGCGGCGGAGCGGCTGGGCTACGACTACCACACCGGCGTCACGATGAGCGCCGACTCCTTCTACGCGGGGCAAGGCCGCCCCGGCTTCGAGGGATTCGAGGCCGCGGGCTCCGAGACCCTCGTCGAGGACCTCACGGAGGCGAACGTGAAAAACATCGAGATGGAGGCCAGCGCGATCCTGACGCTGGCGAACCTCTACGGCCTCCGCGCGGGCGCGGTCTGTACCGTCTACGCCAACCGCGAGACCGGTGAGTTCCGCACGGAGGGGGAGTCTCGAGCCGCCGAGACCGCGACGCTCGCGACGCACCTGCTGGCGGAGATGGACCGCGTCAAACGCGAGGCCGGCGCCGATCGGTGGCACGCGGGGCTCTCGCTCGAGTGA
- a CDS encoding mechanosensitive ion channel family protein, translating into MVEWQTLIDEPAVIAAAVLALGLVVGYLVGRLNEELLQASGVPEAVEGTPFERTAQSIGTSTVEIVARLSSWFIYGIAVLTAIHIAQLLDTEAFWLRVTSFIPQLFIAVLVLIIGFIIADKAELVVSEYLRGVKLPEVSVIPKLVKYSVLYVTLIIALGQVGVHVVALLILLTVYAVGIVIVGTVAFKDFLVSSAAGIYLLLNQPYGIGDEIRIGDQTGIVQEVDLFVTKIEDDSEEYIVPNRKVFENGIVRMRD; encoded by the coding sequence ATGGTAGAGTGGCAGACGCTCATCGACGAACCGGCCGTGATAGCCGCGGCGGTGCTGGCGCTCGGCCTCGTCGTCGGCTATCTGGTCGGGCGGCTCAACGAGGAACTCCTGCAGGCGTCGGGCGTCCCGGAGGCCGTCGAGGGGACGCCGTTCGAGCGGACCGCCCAGTCGATCGGCACCTCGACGGTCGAGATCGTCGCCAGACTGAGTTCGTGGTTCATCTACGGCATCGCCGTGTTGACGGCGATCCACATCGCGCAGTTGCTCGACACGGAGGCGTTCTGGCTCCGGGTGACGAGTTTCATCCCGCAGCTGTTCATCGCCGTCCTCGTGCTCATCATCGGCTTCATCATCGCCGACAAGGCCGAACTGGTCGTCAGCGAGTACCTCCGGGGCGTCAAGCTCCCCGAGGTCTCCGTGATCCCGAAGCTCGTCAAGTACAGCGTCCTCTACGTGACGCTGATCATCGCGCTCGGGCAGGTCGGCGTCCACGTCGTCGCCCTGCTAATCTTGCTGACAGTGTACGCCGTCGGCATCGTCATCGTCGGCACTGTCGCCTTCAAGGACTTCCTCGTCTCGAGCGCGGCGGGGATCTACCTGCTGCTCAACCAGCCCTACGGGATCGGCGACGAGATCCGGATCGGCGATCAAACGGGGATCGTCCAGGAGGTCGACCTCTTCGTCACGAAGATCGAGGACGACTCGGAGGAGTACATCGTCCCCAACCGGAAGGTCTTCGAGAACGGGATCGTCCGAATGCGGGACTGA
- the dacZ gene encoding diadenylate cyclase DacZ gives MAGLDDVFGDLYASIDAILLFSPSGSYYERFADVDDLDVIVVGTENPVNADIFVELPLAFDDIKERIKFGLEGAIEQDLIEDGDQLVCATSLYGDEIDTVSRVRADAETHTGIYDLFVKSRAEPEVIKAVLELAIELGKKGQKGKPVGALFVVGDAGKVMNKSRPLSYNPFEKSHVHVGDPIVNVMLKEFSRLDGAFVISDAGKIVSAYRYLEPSAEGVDIPKGLGARHMAGGAITRDTNAITIVLSESDGLVRAFKAGELILEVDPEAY, from the coding sequence ATGGCCGGGTTAGACGACGTGTTCGGGGATCTTTATGCGAGCATCGACGCCATCCTTCTCTTCTCGCCGAGCGGCTCGTACTACGAACGCTTCGCGGACGTCGACGACCTCGACGTCATCGTCGTCGGGACGGAAAACCCCGTCAACGCCGACATCTTCGTCGAACTTCCCCTCGCGTTCGACGACATCAAAGAGCGGATCAAGTTCGGTCTCGAGGGCGCCATCGAACAGGACCTCATCGAGGACGGTGACCAGTTGGTCTGTGCGACGAGTCTCTACGGCGACGAGATCGATACGGTCTCCCGGGTCCGCGCCGACGCCGAGACGCACACGGGCATCTACGACCTGTTCGTCAAGTCCCGCGCGGAGCCGGAGGTGATCAAGGCCGTGCTCGAGTTGGCGATCGAACTCGGCAAGAAGGGCCAGAAGGGGAAACCTGTCGGCGCGCTGTTCGTCGTCGGCGACGCGGGCAAGGTGATGAACAAGTCCCGCCCGCTGTCGTACAACCCCTTCGAGAAGTCCCACGTCCACGTCGGCGATCCGATCGTGAACGTGATGCTCAAGGAGTTCTCGCGGCTCGACGGCGCGTTCGTCATCTCCGACGCGGGCAAGATCGTCTCGGCGTACCGCTACCTCGAGCCGTCCGCGGAAGGTGTCGACATTCCGAAGGGATTGGGCGCGCGACACATGGCCGGGGGCGCGATCACGCGGGATACGAACGCGATCACGATCGTGCTCTCGGAAAGCGATGGGCTCGTCCGGGCGTTCAAGGCCGGCGAGCTCATCTTGGAGGTCGATCCGGAGGCGTACTGA
- a CDS encoding DUF7860 family protein has translation MTRTGRYGDLDYPTLTKGGFLLGLGLLVLGAAGELLGHAFVGQLPAWEHTLFTFAEGGGLIIGFFSVWIFGVILPLTE, from the coding sequence ATGACCCGTACGGGACGATACGGTGATCTCGATTACCCGACCCTCACGAAGGGCGGCTTCCTGCTCGGCCTGGGACTCCTGGTGCTGGGCGCCGCCGGCGAGTTGCTCGGCCACGCGTTCGTCGGACAGCTGCCGGCGTGGGAACACACGCTGTTCACCTTCGCGGAAGGCGGCGGCCTCATCATCGGCTTCTTTTCGGTGTGGATCTTCGGGGTCATCCTGCCGCTTACCGAGTGA
- a CDS encoding cyclin produces MHSARDRIEYEPWLEELEQIADRLELSTEARSCAVDLFLTDVPEDDRSKRAVLAASVYAGSLVAGEGRTQGTVADAADVSRLSIQSRWKDLLETAGLEPPRW; encoded by the coding sequence ATGCACAGCGCTCGGGATCGAATCGAGTACGAACCGTGGCTCGAAGAACTCGAGCAGATCGCCGATCGGCTGGAGCTCTCGACGGAAGCGCGGTCGTGTGCAGTGGATCTCTTCCTGACCGACGTTCCCGAGGACGATCGGTCGAAGCGAGCCGTCCTCGCGGCCAGCGTCTACGCCGGCTCGCTCGTCGCCGGCGAGGGCCGAACGCAGGGCACTGTCGCTGACGCCGCGGACGTTTCACGGCTCTCGATCCAGTCTCGCTGGAAGGACCTCCTCGAAACCGCAGGCCTCGAGCCGCCGCGGTGGTAA
- a CDS encoding phosphopantetheine adenylyltransferase → MDVALGGTFDPVHDGHRRLFERAFELGDVTVGLTSDELAPKTRHVERRVRSFDERKEALEAELESFAADHDRAFEVRCLEEPTGIATEPQFDYLVVSPETRDGGERINEIRRERGHDPLEVVVVPHVRAEDGDIISSTRIVTGEIDEHGNVLEDGDDAAESD, encoded by the coding sequence ATGGACGTCGCGCTTGGTGGGACGTTCGACCCCGTCCACGACGGCCACCGTCGGCTGTTCGAACGGGCGTTCGAACTCGGAGACGTGACTGTGGGACTGACGAGCGACGAACTCGCACCGAAGACACGACACGTCGAACGCCGCGTCAGATCGTTCGACGAACGGAAGGAAGCGCTGGAGGCGGAGCTCGAGTCGTTTGCTGCGGATCACGACCGCGCGTTCGAGGTTCGCTGCCTCGAGGAACCGACCGGCATCGCGACCGAACCGCAGTTCGACTACCTCGTGGTCTCGCCGGAGACCAGAGACGGCGGGGAACGGATCAACGAGATTCGCCGGGAGCGCGGCCACGACCCCCTCGAGGTTGTCGTCGTGCCACACGTCCGCGCGGAGGACGGCGACATAATCTCAAGCACCCGGATCGTCACGGGCGAGATCGACGAACACGGGAACGTCCTCGAGGACGGAGACGACGCAGCCGAATCCGACTGA
- a CDS encoding NADP-dependent malic enzyme, protein MGLDEDALEYHRTDPPGKIEISTTKPTNTQRDLSLAYSPGVAAPCTEIDEDPTDAYQYTAKGNLVGVVSNGSAVLGLGDIGAQASKPVMEGKGVLFKRFADIDVFDVELDEADPDKIVEAIKMMEPTFGGVNLEDIKAPGCFTIEERLREEIDIPVFHDDQHGTAIISGAALLNAADIAGKSLEELEVVFSGAGASAIASARFYESLGVREENITMCDSSGIITEARAAEGDVNKYKRQFARDLPEGGLADAMEGADVFVGLSIGGIVSQEMIQSMADNPIVFAMANPDPEIGYEEAKAARDDTVIMATGRSDYPNQVNNVLGFPFIFRGALDVRATEINEEMKVACAEALADLARQDVPDAVVKAYGDEPIQYGPDYIIPKPVDPRVLFRVAPAIAEAAMESGAARTELDLEEYEEELEARLGKSREMMRVVLNKAKSDPKTVALAEGENEKMIRAAYQIQEQGIALPILIGDESEIRQTAANLGLDFDPQIADPSVGDYEAYADRLHELRSRKGITRSEAGELVERDTNYFGSVMVEQGDADALLTGLSHHYPSALRPPLQVIGTDEDVDYAAGVYMLTFKNRVIFVADATVNQDPDEEVLAEVTKQTGKLARRFNIEPRAALLSYSNFGSVDNEATRRPRRAASMLQDDPEADFPVDGEMQADTAVVEDILEGTYGFSELEDPANVLVFPNLESGNIGYKLLQRLGGADAIGPMLVGMDKPVHVLQRGDEVKDIVNLAGVAVVDAQQE, encoded by the coding sequence ATGGGATTAGACGAGGACGCACTCGAGTATCACCGTACCGATCCGCCGGGAAAGATAGAGATTTCGACAACGAAACCGACGAATACCCAACGCGACCTCTCGCTGGCGTACTCGCCCGGGGTCGCCGCGCCGTGTACGGAGATCGACGAAGATCCGACCGACGCCTACCAGTATACGGCCAAGGGAAACCTCGTCGGCGTCGTCTCGAACGGCTCTGCCGTGCTGGGTCTTGGCGACATCGGGGCCCAGGCCTCGAAACCCGTCATGGAGGGGAAGGGCGTGCTGTTCAAGCGCTTCGCCGACATCGACGTCTTCGACGTTGAGCTCGACGAGGCCGACCCCGACAAGATCGTCGAGGCCATCAAGATGATGGAGCCGACGTTCGGCGGCGTCAACTTAGAGGACATCAAGGCGCCGGGCTGTTTCACCATCGAGGAACGCCTGCGCGAAGAGATCGACATTCCCGTCTTCCACGACGACCAGCACGGCACCGCGATCATCTCCGGCGCGGCGCTGCTCAACGCCGCCGACATCGCCGGGAAGAGCCTCGAGGAGCTCGAGGTCGTCTTCTCCGGCGCCGGCGCGAGCGCGATCGCGTCGGCCCGTTTCTACGAGTCGCTGGGCGTCCGCGAGGAGAACATCACGATGTGTGACTCCTCGGGGATCATCACCGAGGCCCGCGCGGCGGAGGGTGACGTCAACAAGTACAAACGGCAGTTCGCCCGGGACCTCCCCGAGGGCGGCCTCGCAGACGCGATGGAGGGCGCGGACGTCTTCGTCGGCCTCTCGATCGGCGGCATCGTCTCCCAGGAGATGATCCAGTCGATGGCCGACAACCCGATCGTCTTCGCGATGGCCAACCCCGATCCCGAGATCGGCTACGAGGAAGCGAAGGCGGCCCGCGACGACACCGTCATCATGGCCACCGGCCGCTCGGATTACCCGAACCAGGTCAACAACGTCCTCGGCTTCCCCTTCATCTTCCGGGGCGCGCTCGACGTGCGCGCGACGGAGATCAACGAGGAGATGAAGGTCGCCTGCGCCGAGGCGCTTGCCGACCTCGCCCGTCAGGACGTCCCCGACGCGGTCGTCAAGGCCTACGGCGACGAGCCGATCCAGTACGGCCCCGACTACATCATTCCGAAGCCGGTCGATCCGCGCGTGCTCTTCCGCGTCGCGCCGGCGATCGCGGAGGCCGCGATGGAGTCCGGCGCCGCCCGCACCGAACTCGATCTCGAGGAGTACGAGGAAGAACTCGAGGCCCGCCTCGGCAAGTCCCGCGAGATGATGCGCGTCGTCCTCAACAAGGCCAAGAGCGACCCCAAGACGGTCGCGCTCGCGGAGGGCGAAAACGAGAAGATGATCCGGGCGGCCTACCAGATCCAGGAGCAGGGAATCGCGCTGCCGATCCTCATCGGCGACGAGAGCGAGATCCGCCAGACGGCGGCCAACCTCGGACTGGACTTCGATCCGCAGATCGCGGACCCGTCAGTTGGCGACTACGAGGCGTACGCTGACCGGCTCCACGAGCTCCGATCCCGTAAGGGGATCACGCGCAGCGAGGCCGGCGAACTCGTCGAGCGCGACACCAACTACTTCGGGAGCGTGATGGTCGAACAGGGCGACGCGGACGCGCTCCTGACCGGCCTCTCCCACCACTACCCCTCGGCGCTGCGGCCGCCGCTGCAGGTGATCGGCACCGACGAGGACGTCGATTACGCGGCGGGCGTCTACATGCTGACGTTCAAGAACCGCGTGATCTTCGTCGCCGACGCGACGGTCAACCAGGACCCCGACGAGGAGGTCCTCGCGGAGGTCACCAAACAGACGGGCAAGCTGGCGCGACGGTTCAACATCGAACCGCGCGCGGCCCTGCTCTCGTACTCGAACTTCGGCAGCGTCGACAACGAAGCGACCCGCCGACCCCGACGCGCGGCGAGCATGCTCCAGGACGACCCCGAGGCCGACTTCCCGGTCGACGGCGAGATGCAGGCCGACACCGCCGTCGTCGAAGACATCCTCGAGGGAACCTACGGCTTCTCCGAACTCGAGGACCCGGCGAACGTGCTGGTCTTCCCGAACCTCGAGTCCGGTAACATCGGCTACAAGCTGCTCCAGCGACTCGGCGGCGCCGACGCCATCGGCCCGATGCTGGTCGGCATGGACAAGCCGGTCCACGTCCTCCAGCGGGGCGACGAGGTCAAAGACATCGTGAATCTGGCTGGCGTCGCGGTCGTCGACGCCCAGCAGGAATAG